GCCGTGAACAAGTTGAATCTTTAAAAAAGAGACTTCAGTGGTTTGAAACCAGACgcagagaccaagagagaggtAGGAGGCTGAGGTGTGCAGACTGTGGCAATGCCCGGGTTTCCAatgaagaaaaggaagagaaatcCTCAGGTAACTTTATAGTGAAGAGCTCACGTTTATCTCCTGTTTCAGTTATCTAGTTAAATGTCACTGATAAACGAAatttacactatatatatatatatatatatatatatatatatatatatatatatatatataatgtgtgtgtgtatgttatttttACAGACTAGTCACTagtttatattttcatctggcattgcatgtatgtatatttctagcagcagtggtttttatgcATTGTAGAAGGGGATAAATTTATTGTGGCTCAGGCTGCAAAAGctcttttgtgtttggttgGAGTACATCAGAATTTGGTGATTTAATTGTTCTAGGAATTGCAGTAAAGCCTGGGAAACCTGAAATGTAATGACATAAAACAGGTTCGTCTGACCATCTTCCCACAGGTGCGGAAAACACTCAAAATCTTaaagaggagagaagtgtggagGAAGGTTGTGGGGCTGAGAAGAAGAATGAATTTTCTGGAATGGTGGAGTCAGAGAATATACCCAATCCAGACTGTGGTACAGAGGTGAGAAGTATAAACACTAAAGTATTaagcaaatatttcatatatgaTCATACTTGTCCATCTGCCTAGGTTTTGTGGCATTATCACATTGTGGTGCTGACTTTTTAAGTAATGTACATGATGTTTGTACTCCTTGCAGCAGGCAGTTCGAGAGGAAGGAAAGCTGGACTGCTTGCTTAAAGGTGAGAGTGTTCAGACTGCTACTGCTACAGAGCTGCAGGATGGCTGGAGACTGAGCACTGAAGGTATCGATTAATGCATTCCCAACCTGCTTCAAGCAAAATATTAATAGTCACTTGACTGTCAGTTGGTTACCCCTTTTATTTATCTGTCGTGCTGAAAATAGCACAAGCTCATGAAATTAGTTCCTAATTTAAACAGTCTACCATCTTATGAAGGTTATGCTACTGTTTTGGGAAATGCCTGAGTGTAGATCTTCTGCAAAACCACAGTTTTTCAACAGTTTGCTCACAGCTTTTACCTGCCTGAAATCTTCATTCTTTACTGTGTTCTCCCAGGAGCAGAAGGCTCTGATAATTCTGCACATAGTAAAACATACAGTGAGCAAGAGCTGCAGCAGATTCAGGATGACTGGAGCTCTGGACTGGATCAAGCCACTGACCCTGAACATGAACCAGATTTGGACAACATCCAGGGTGCAGCATACAGAACTCGCTACAGCATGGGGGACATGGGAGGCTATAGCAACCAGGGGCTGAATATGGGAGAGCTGAATGGCCTCTCTGACTCTCCTCGGAGAGCCGGAGAAGTACTGGGCTTTGGGGTGCTGGCAAGTTCTTTGCAGACTGACCTGGGTACATCTGAGGAATGTGGGAGACGTATTAGAAATAAGAGAGGAAACAAAGGATCGTCATCCCTGCACAGTACTTCAGATACAAGCGATCTCAACTGTTTGCTTATTAATGAGGAGGGATATTTGCAGGACATAAGTGCCTTCCCTCAGGCTCCAGGTGGACTTGCTAGGGATTCTGGGCATCGAGGACATTCCACGTATCATAGAGAAACGGACAATAACAACAGTGATTGCTTTTATAGTGGAGACGCATTTAGCCACCCATTGGACTTGAACAACGAACCTGTGGAAATGGCAggagccagagaggagagacctCAAACCTGTCCTCAGTGTATGCTTAGTTTCCCAGACCAGGTTTCCCTGAAGGCCCACATGCTCTCTCACCGAGCTAGCACGGCCCCTTCCTACGTGTGCAACCAGTGCGGCAAGAAGTTTACCCAGGCCTGCAACCTGAAGGTCCATCAACGCGTCCACCAGAGAGAAGGCCTGCACTTGTGCAGCCACTGTGGGAAAGGCTACTCGTCATTTGGTGACCTGCGCAGGCACCGCTGCAGCCAAGCTGGGGACAAGCCTTACAGCTGTGCATTGTGCGGTAATAAGTTCAGCCGCCTGTGGAACCTCAAGCTGCACCGTCGCATTCACACACAGGAGAAGCCGCACCAGTGCAGCATGTGTGACAAGAGCTTCACCCGGGCTGACATCTTAAAGGTCCACCAACGGACCCACACTGGAGAGAGACCATACTGCTGCAAAGTCTGTGGACTGAGCTTTAAGCGTCTTGACCATCTCAGATCACACCAGCGCAAACATGGATCTGACCCGAACAACCACTAGAACTACAGTCACCAACGGAGTCATCAAGTACATGTAATTATagtaatgtatttgtgtgtaaatgggTCACAAATGAAGGGCATTGTAATACATTACAGGGTTGTAAGGCCTTACTCCTAGCAAGGGGATGCATTGTGTTTAAACTTAAGCTTATTAGTTATGCTTGCAAAACAAGatggaagatggaaaaaaaaaaaaaagcttggttAATACCATGAGCAGGCATAGACCCAGACTCAGTTCCACAGTGCTTTACTTTGGGTGTCATTATTTACCAGTAAAACAGCTTGCACATTGTGATTTCTTACTTCACATTTTCTTGAATATTTTACTAAGGTCATTTCTGATTAGTGTGCATTATGGTTAAGGGAAGTGCATGGTAGTGAAATACTTTCTGTTGCTACTTACTGATAACGCAGTGCCTCTGTAATTGGTTTTGCTCATTGAgattcttgtttatttaaaaaaaaatgaatactgTTCTCATTGTGTTTCTTTTACTGCATCATATTTACATGCTTAAACTTTTATCtaaaatttgtattttatataaagagacacacagactttttgtttgtttgatttgttatTCTGGATCAAAGCCGATATATGTTGGATgccaattaaaaatgtttacctTTCAGAAGGAAGCTTTTTATTGTCTTTGGGGAAGCAGTTTGTTGCAAAttatgaataaaattaataaataattttacacacattttatattgtgGCCTCGTGCTAagataaaacagacatttcCCCCATCATTCTTCACTAAATACTCCATTATGacagtgaaaatgtttgaaacttttttacaaatttattgAAAAGGAAAATCTAAAATTTTGCATGGATATAAATATTCAGACTCATTACTCACTACTTATTTGGAGCAGCTTTGGAGCATTTATAGACTTCTGTCTTCAGTAGCATGCTGCAAGGATTGAACACCTGCATATGAGGATTTTCTGCCATTATTCTGCTGAGCCTCTTAAGCTGTCTCAGGTTTGATGGGGACTGTTGGTGGATAGCCATTTTCAGGTCTTTCCTGAGAGATTCAATTGGGTTAAAGTCAGGGCTCTGCCTGGGCcactcaaacacattcacagagttgtccctAAGCCACCCCCATGTTGTCTTGGCTGTGGGCTTAGTgtcattgtcttgttgaaaGGTGAACCTTTGGCCCAGTCTGAGATCCCAAGTGCTCTGGATCAGGTTCTCATTAAGAATATCTCTGTACTTTGCTCCATTCAGCTTTCCCTTAACCCAGACCATTCTCCCTGTCCCAGCCACTAAAAAACACTCCCACAGCGTGaagctgccaccaccatgccccactgtagggatggtatggGCAGGTGATGAGGTAAGAGTCCTTTAGGTGCTTTTTTGCAAACTCCAGGTGGACTTTCATGTGTCTTTTACGGAGGAGAGGCTTCTGTCTGGCCAATGTGCCATATAGATTGGTGGAGTGTTGTAGTGATGGTTGACCACCTGGATGTTTCTCCTGTTGGCACACAGGATCTTTGGAGCTCAGCCAGAGTGACCACTGGGTCCTGATCACCTCTCTTATCAAGGCCCTTTTCCCCTGATTACTTAGTTTGTTGGTGCAGCCAGCTTTAGGAATCTAAAAGAAGTCATGGttgttccaaacttcttccatttacgAATTACAGCCACTGTGCTCTTGGGAGCTTTTTTTGAAGCAAAATCTTTTTGTAGCCTTCTCTGAGACTCTGAGATGCATTGTTAGCCATGAGAgcttatatagacaggtgtgtgtgtctttccaaatcatgtctaATCCACTGAATTTACCAAAGGAGGACTCCAGTCAAGGAGTATAAACATCTCAAAGATGATCAAGAGAAATGGGAGGcccatttgttttttgtttttcctttatattAAATTTGGAAAAtttgttttcactttgtcaCAAGTCAGCaacataaaatgtgaaaaaagtgAAAGGGTCTAAAGACTTTACGAATGCATTGTATTTataaagaaacaggacattttgggcagaggtccttcatgaGCTGTACAAGCAAAGGGCTTTTGAATTCGTAAGAGGAGCAACCAGTTTGTAttggaaaatgtaaatgtttgagtcagaacattcattccatttctaaagttccaagagtgtagttcagttctttttctttgagtttcctcaTTTCagtgctgccatagcaacagctaTGTGACAACGAATATGTGACAATTCTGAAAATGACATTGAATTGATGACTTTACTGTATGCTAGTGATATAGTTAATACGGCAGACACAGTTAGAGGACTATAGAAACAAACTGTACAGTTGGACAGATTTTGCGCAAAACAAAAATCATCGCTTTTAGAAGAGGCGGCATTCttgacaaaaaatgaaaaaatggtaACTGTTAAATGTAACTCTTATAAACATGGTTGTATGGTGAACATAaagcaaatacatttattaatacgTATGGTTGTATACACAAACGAATGTGGAACTATGTGCCGACTGTCCTTATATTCTTGAAATAAATCGATTGATggattcatttatatataaacattcatttataaTAACCATATTTCAAACATCCAATTTATTTTGTAGATTTCCTACCGCATGAATTAAAGCATAGGTTTTCTTTTGAGGAAGCTAGATGTgagttttaaatgaatattgtCCAAATAGGCCACTGTACAATGTATGACGTCACGGAGGACGACAAGGCTTTCCCTTTTACACCCATTGCATCCAACCATGCCTAATAATTTGTTTGCGTGAATTCAACGTTATTTTGCTTTTCAACGACATATTACGTGTCTTTGGCCTCGACTCGCATCAAACATATACAGAATGGACGTTGAGAGCAAGAAAACATAGCCTTTCTAGCTATATTTGTTTGCTAACTAGTAAACCTAGCTAGCCCGTTGCTAGCACCAACAAcagtagttagctagctagctgtaaGATAAAACTACGCAGAGCTACAGCTGAGGGCACTGACAAACTACAGGGGGTAAAACATCGAGACAGTTTcctaataaatgtcatttgtgcGCCGACAATGCACGCTAATTGTGCCTGCTTACATGGGGACTTGCGGCGCTGTTGTCTGACAATGACAAATGTCAACAGAGAATGTAATAAACAGCAGGCTAGCTAgcctacatttttctttcacttttacCAGGTCAGATAAAAGATATAGACGTTACTGATAGTATAGGGATTTTTGTTTATATGCTGCAGTAGTCAATAAAACTAAATTACTTTGTAGCACAGTTCTGTGTAACGACTGGGAAAGACGCTATGTCGGATGCCCTGCTTACCTTCCAGACCCAGCTGTCCGGGGTCATGGAAACGATCTTGAGGTCAGCTATATGTGAGATCACCAGGCTAGTGGAGGGCAGCTTCTTAGAGGAGGTTG
This region of Electrophorus electricus isolate fEleEle1 chromosome 11, fEleEle1.pri, whole genome shotgun sequence genomic DNA includes:
- the si:ch73-109d9.2 gene encoding zinc finger and BTB domain-containing protein 17, translating into MSEIILTFQTQLSGVMETVFKAAIFEITRLVEDSFLEEVSRSREQVESLKKRLQWFETRRRDQERGRRLRCADCGNARVSNEEKEEKSSGAENTQNLKEERSVEEGCGAEKKNEFSGMVESENIPNPDCGTEQAVREEGKLDCLLKGESVQTATATELQDGWRLSTEGAEGSDNSAHSKTYSEQELQQIQDDWSSGLDQATDPEHEPDLDNIQGAAYRTRYSMGDMGGYSNQGLNMGELNGLSDSPRRAGEVLGFGVLASSLQTDLGTSEECGRRIRNKRGNKGSSSLHSTSDTSDLNCLLINEEGYLQDISAFPQAPGGLARDSGHRGHSTYHRETDNNNSDCFYSGDAFSHPLDLNNEPVEMAGAREERPQTCPQCMLSFPDQVSLKAHMLSHRASTAPSYVCNQCGKKFTQACNLKVHQRVHQREGLHLCSHCGKGYSSFGDLRRHRCSQAGDKPYSCALCGNKFSRLWNLKLHRRIHTQEKPHQCSMCDKSFTRADILKVHQRTHTGERPYCCKVCGLSFKRLDHLRSHQRKHGSDPNNH